In a single window of the Jaculus jaculus isolate mJacJac1 chromosome 9, mJacJac1.mat.Y.cur, whole genome shotgun sequence genome:
- the Fabp7 gene encoding fatty acid-binding protein, brain, whose amino-acid sequence MVEAFCATWKLTDSQNFDEYMKALGVGFATRQVGNVTKPTVIITQEGGKVVIRTQCTFKNTEISFQLGEEFDETSIDDRSCKSVVRLDGNKLVHVQKWDGKETKFIREIKDGKMVVTLTFGDVVAVRCYEKA is encoded by the exons ATGGTGGAGGCCTTCTGTGCTACCTGGAAGCTGACAGATAGTCAGAACTTTGATGAGTACATGAAAGCTCTGG GTGTGGGCTTTGCCACCAGGCAGGTGGGGAATGTAACCAAGCCAACGGTGATCATCACTCAGGAAGGAGGCAAAGTAGTGATCCGAACTCAATGCACATTCAAGAACACAGAGATCAGCTTCCAGCTGGGAGAAGAGTTTGATGAAACCAGTATAGATGACCGAAGCTGTAAG TCTGTTGTTAGGCTGGATGGAAACAAACTTGTTCATGTACAGAAATGGGATGGCAAAGAAACAAAGTTCATAAGAGAAATTAAGGATGGCAAAATGGTTGTG ACTCTTACCTTTGGTGATGTTGTTGCTGTTCGCTGTTATGAAAAGGCATGA